In the genome of Candidatus Babeliales bacterium, one region contains:
- the glmS gene encoding glutamine--fructose-6-phosphate transaminase (isomerizing), with protein MCAVIGYIGKSLCSTFIFEGLARLEYRGYDSAGFACIEPVNQKLLYSKAAGQLLFLAKQVKQNPIDGFLGIGHTRWSTHGDISERNAHPHFDCSGTISVVHNGIIENYDILKSQLLQLNHVFQSDTDTEVISHLFESIALSIEIAPDEIGVLAQKLQGAYAFVIMLQKFPNVLIAVRKKSPLYIGIGNDEMFVASDVLAFAGKTDTYFFLPDESFAFVYKNSVKVYDFAGNELSVTAQTVATIFEHIDKNGYEHFMLKEIYEQNNAITATIKSLRDLEVGLSLFDQLGITAQQLASLQHIVLLACGSSWHAARIAQFFFESIAHIPVTVHLASEFRYTSFFPQDKALYIVISQSGETADTLEALRLINIYNLPTIALTNVATSTIIREAHGYLLTHAGFEVAVASTKAFSTQLTVLYWFAYRIALEKKIINYADLFKAEEDLLRVAQLLEDSLKEYTYRIDTIDGQRYASYDKALFLGRHISYPLAMEGALKLKEIAYVFAESYPAGELKHGSLALVDTTMLIYIFSHGDPVIYQKILSNAHEVKARGGRIIAFAYSGQNELCSLAETSFIVSSDVPPLLGPLAMLGIMQYFIYTIARLRGCPIDKPRNLAKSVTVE; from the coding sequence ATGTGTGCTGTTATTGGCTATATTGGAAAGTCTCTGTGTAGCACATTTATTTTTGAAGGACTAGCTCGACTAGAGTATCGTGGTTATGATTCTGCAGGTTTTGCGTGTATCGAACCAGTAAATCAGAAACTTTTATATTCTAAAGCAGCTGGTCAACTTCTTTTTTTAGCTAAACAAGTCAAACAAAATCCCATCGACGGCTTTTTGGGTATAGGTCATACTCGATGGTCAACTCATGGTGATATTTCAGAGCGTAATGCCCATCCTCATTTTGATTGCTCTGGCACTATTTCTGTTGTGCATAATGGTATTATCGAAAATTATGATATTTTAAAGTCTCAGTTACTTCAATTAAATCATGTATTTCAGTCTGATACAGATACTGAAGTTATCAGCCACCTTTTTGAGTCCATTGCATTATCAATTGAAATTGCGCCAGATGAAATAGGTGTTTTGGCGCAGAAATTGCAAGGAGCATATGCTTTTGTTATTATGCTTCAAAAATTTCCCAACGTACTTATTGCTGTTCGTAAGAAATCACCATTATATATCGGTATTGGTAATGATGAAATGTTTGTTGCGTCAGATGTTCTAGCATTTGCAGGAAAAACAGATACATACTTTTTTTTACCTGATGAAAGCTTTGCTTTTGTCTATAAAAATTCCGTTAAAGTATACGATTTTGCTGGTAATGAATTGTCTGTTACTGCCCAAACCGTTGCAACTATTTTTGAGCATATTGATAAAAATGGGTATGAACATTTTATGCTCAAAGAAATATACGAACAAAATAATGCTATTACCGCAACGATAAAATCATTACGTGATTTAGAAGTCGGTTTATCCTTATTTGATCAGTTGGGCATAACGGCACAACAATTAGCAAGCTTGCAACATATAGTTTTATTAGCATGCGGCAGCTCGTGGCACGCGGCGCGAATAGCGCAGTTTTTTTTTGAATCAATTGCGCATATCCCGGTGACAGTGCATTTGGCTTCTGAATTTAGGTACACTTCTTTTTTTCCGCAAGATAAGGCTTTATATATTGTTATTTCTCAATCGGGCGAGACAGCAGATACGCTTGAGGCATTACGATTAATTAATATCTATAATTTGCCAACGATTGCGCTTACTAACGTTGCAACGAGTACCATAATACGCGAAGCTCATGGTTATTTATTAACACACGCTGGATTTGAAGTTGCTGTTGCTTCAACAAAAGCTTTCTCCACTCAACTTACAGTTCTCTATTGGTTTGCGTATCGTATTGCTCTTGAAAAAAAAATCATAAATTATGCGGATTTGTTTAAAGCAGAAGAAGATTTATTACGAGTAGCACAATTACTGGAAGATTCTTTAAAAGAATATACATATCGTATTGATACCATAGATGGGCAACGCTATGCATCATATGATAAAGCATTATTTTTAGGTAGACATATTAGTTATCCTCTTGCAATGGAAGGTGCATTAAAGTTAAAAGAAATTGCCTACGTATTTGCTGAAAGTTATCCTGCAGGTGAATTAAAGCATGGCTCGTTAGCTTTAGTTGATACTACGATGTTGATTTATATTTTTTCTCATGGTGATCCTGTTATTTATCAAAAAATTCTTTCTAATGCTCATGAGGTTAAGGCTCGGGGCGGACGTATTATTGCGTTTGCTTATAGCGGACAAAATGAACTATGCTCGCTTGCAGAAACTTCATTCATTGTATCTAGCGATGTGCCACCATTACTTGGGCCATTGGCGATGCTGGGAATCATGCAATATTTTATCTATACAATTGCAAGATTACGTGGTTGTCCGATTGATAAACCACGCAATCTTGCAAAGTCAGTCACGGTTGAATAA
- a CDS encoding TraR/DksA family transcriptional regulator has translation MDEKRNLKKIEADLLKRKLELEQKLTEMSKEQFSDGQVQDPGDQALTATMESLRMSLQDAELEEYRGISKALERIKEGEYGLCIDCGNPISEKRLSSFPGTMRCLACQENFEEKLDQGAH, from the coding sequence ATGGATGAAAAACGTAATTTAAAAAAAATTGAAGCTGATTTGCTCAAGCGAAAATTAGAGCTTGAACAAAAATTAACGGAAATGTCTAAAGAACAATTTTCCGATGGACAAGTACAAGATCCGGGCGATCAGGCCTTAACTGCAACCATGGAATCACTTCGCATGTCACTTCAAGATGCAGAATTAGAGGAATACCGTGGTATATCAAAAGCTTTAGAGCGGATAAAAGAAGGTGAATATGGGCTATGTATTGATTGTGGCAATCCAATTTCCGAAAAACGGCTTAGTTCATTTCCCGGTACAATGCGTTGTTTAGCTTGCCAAGAAAATTTTGAAGAAAAACTTGATCAAGGTGCACATTAA
- a CDS encoding ankyrin repeat domain-containing protein, producing MNNFKKLMIFSLFLSVSNNHSMQQNNKAIGLSVAAVLIAGGAGTYLYLSSNDDDKASFWYKCGWSNMLYRQIFDACEKKDLERVKHLSSYVDDINEMIREKEVAVNHRVRLSGLFVDNRNGEPTYVYAESLEKAKDTLLGIACEKNCFDIVKYLVEEKNADINLAGINPNSDFEDVPLIRACSKQVREYLFKKGAGPHLKFVDGTGMASFNFDIFENPALIAQEAINRGYAVDRRSKKRLTPLMQIGDNVPVAECFISNGADVNAKDNEGLTPLFWANQNGAYNVANLLISNGASLGLSDKDKHLQYVAMLTILYHANVGFLDYVLTYEHCNINMQRERSGSTVLHDFASQNFSSWAQSHDIKRNPASDLTDKELVLCLLSRGADPEIKDVQGKKPFEYAQDNEVRAILKDPMVARKALIGYNFPGNNVVNTLNTRQLTGNKNRLPY from the coding sequence ATGAATAATTTTAAAAAGCTAATGATTTTTAGTCTATTTTTATCGGTGAGTAATAATCATTCAATGCAACAAAATAATAAGGCAATTGGTCTTAGTGTAGCAGCAGTTTTAATTGCTGGTGGTGCAGGAACTTATTTATATCTTTCATCCAATGATGATGATAAAGCATCGTTTTGGTATAAATGTGGTTGGAGCAATATGTTGTATCGTCAAATCTTTGATGCATGTGAAAAAAAAGATCTTGAGAGGGTAAAGCATTTATCTTCATATGTTGATGATATTAATGAAATGATACGTGAAAAGGAAGTTGCAGTTAATCATCGCGTGCGTTTATCAGGCCTATTTGTTGATAATAGAAATGGTGAGCCTACATACGTATATGCTGAATCATTAGAGAAAGCCAAAGACACCTTATTGGGTATTGCTTGCGAAAAAAATTGTTTTGATATAGTTAAGTATCTTGTTGAAGAAAAAAATGCGGATATAAATCTTGCTGGTATAAATCCCAATAGTGATTTTGAAGATGTTCCACTTATAAGGGCTTGCTCAAAACAAGTAAGGGAATATTTATTTAAAAAAGGTGCCGGCCCACATTTAAAGTTTGTTGATGGCACAGGTATGGCGTCTTTTAATTTTGATATTTTTGAAAATCCTGCTTTAATTGCGCAAGAGGCTATTAATAGAGGATATGCGGTTGATAGACGTAGTAAAAAACGTTTAACACCGTTAATGCAAATAGGGGATAATGTTCCGGTTGCAGAATGTTTCATTAGCAATGGAGCAGACGTAAACGCTAAAGATAATGAAGGCCTAACTCCTCTATTCTGGGCAAATCAGAATGGTGCTTATAATGTAGCTAACTTACTTATTTCAAATGGAGCATCTTTAGGATTGTCTGATAAAGATAAACATCTGCAATATGTAGCTATGCTTACTATTCTTTATCATGCGAATGTAGGTTTTTTAGATTATGTATTAACATATGAACATTGTAATATAAATATGCAAAGAGAAAGATCGGGATCGACTGTTCTTCATGATTTTGCTTCACAGAATTTTTCTTCTTGGGCTCAAAGTCATGATATAAAGAGAAACCCAGCAAGTGATCTTACTGATAAAGAGCTTGTGCTTTGTTTGCTTTCTCGAGGAGCGGATCCTGAAATAAAAGATGTTCAAGGTAAAAAACCATTTGAGTATGCACAAGATAATGAAGTGAGGGCAATATTAAAAGACCCAATGGTAGCTAGAAAAGCCCTTATAGGGTATAATTTCCCAGGTAATAATGTAGTGAATACCTTAAATACGCGTCAACTAACGGGAAATAAAAATCGGCTACCGTATTAG
- a CDS encoding translation elongation factor Ts, translated as MVKIDKALLQELRDHTGLGLMDCRKALEETAGNFDEALDLLRKKGALVAAKRADKETGEGIIKAYIHPGDRLGVLLEINCETDFVANTDAVRQFAQDLCLQIAANKAMYVAPENVDQAFLDHEKTIFNEQMADSGKSEKIIAQIVEGKVKKLYSDICLLEQSFIKNDQLTVRDVLQELIAKTGESIRIRRFCRFELGK; from the coding sequence ATGGTAAAAATTGATAAAGCGCTCCTACAAGAATTAAGAGATCATACAGGTCTTGGTCTTATGGATTGTCGCAAAGCATTGGAAGAGACTGCAGGTAATTTTGATGAAGCACTTGATTTGCTGCGTAAAAAAGGTGCATTAGTTGCCGCAAAACGTGCAGATAAGGAAACCGGCGAAGGAATTATAAAGGCATACATTCATCCTGGTGATCGCCTTGGCGTTCTCCTTGAAATTAATTGTGAAACTGATTTTGTTGCTAATACCGATGCAGTACGACAATTCGCACAAGATCTTTGTTTACAAATTGCAGCAAATAAAGCAATGTACGTAGCACCTGAAAATGTAGACCAAGCATTTTTAGATCATGAAAAAACTATTTTTAATGAGCAAATGGCTGATTCAGGTAAATCTGAAAAAATAATTGCCCAAATAGTTGAAGGCAAGGTTAAAAAACTTTACAGTGATATTTGTCTTCTTGAGCAATCATTTATTAAAAATGATCAACTTACCGTAAGAGATGTTCTACAGGAACTAATCGCTAAAACTGGTGAAAGCATACGAATCAGAAGATTTTGCCGATTTGAATTGGGCAAGTAA
- the argS gene encoding arginine--tRNA ligase: MNSIDCIQKTFTTHVKKLFNINIAVDVCRLHINVDEAKQAFGNLSTSVALVLAKELKQTPRDIAMEIIKSFAHPLVEKVEIAGPGFINIYLTPKAFIYLALELHEQKNYFFKPDTLEKKYNYSLEFVSANPTGPLHFGHGRGGIIGDVLGNVLRFIGHNVTKEFYINDAGNQIQKLGESFKIRCLQVIGIEASISEDGYHGEYLLELARDCFAEYGKELFEKPDIFFAEYAKENLLAALKNTLKEYGIEYDVWFSEKTLHKDGLIQQALDLLQNRGFLFEKDNALWLRTTQFGDDKDRVVRKSTGEYTYIAADIAYLKNKVDRGFDNLILVLGHDHHSYVVRLNAVKEALGYSCPLVGILYQLVKISEGGALVRMSKRAGAIVSLQDIINTVGKDVARFFYLHRKADAQLEFNLDLALKRTEENPVYYVQYAYVRMGSILEKAKKNINLADINANDAHYIGKEEAFLLKKIIFLEQLLCDIAINHQTHLLTYYVVELSQLFHRYYSHVRVIDVENSEKSRGRLLLVSILRDTIALVLDLLGISHPEKM; the protein is encoded by the coding sequence ATGAATAGTATCGACTGTATTCAAAAAACATTTACAACACACGTCAAAAAGTTATTTAACATAAATATTGCTGTTGATGTGTGTCGTTTGCATATTAATGTTGACGAGGCCAAACAGGCATTTGGTAATTTATCCACAAGCGTAGCATTGGTGCTTGCAAAAGAGTTGAAGCAAACTCCTCGTGATATAGCGATGGAGATTATTAAATCATTTGCGCATCCGTTAGTGGAAAAAGTTGAAATCGCTGGTCCTGGTTTTATTAATATATATCTGACGCCAAAAGCATTTATCTATCTTGCACTGGAGTTACATGAACAAAAAAACTATTTTTTTAAACCTGACACGCTAGAAAAAAAATATAATTATTCTCTTGAATTTGTAAGTGCCAACCCCACAGGACCTTTACATTTTGGTCATGGGCGAGGTGGTATTATTGGAGATGTATTAGGTAATGTATTACGTTTTATTGGACATAATGTTACGAAAGAATTTTACATCAATGATGCAGGAAATCAAATTCAAAAACTTGGTGAGTCATTTAAAATTCGTTGTTTACAAGTTATAGGTATAGAAGCATCAATTTCTGAAGATGGTTATCATGGTGAATATCTTTTAGAGCTTGCGCGAGATTGTTTTGCTGAATATGGTAAGGAACTTTTTGAAAAACCTGATATTTTTTTTGCTGAATATGCAAAGGAAAATTTGCTTGCTGCATTAAAGAATACACTTAAAGAGTATGGTATTGAATACGATGTATGGTTTTCCGAAAAAACATTACATAAGGATGGCCTCATACAACAAGCTTTAGATTTGTTACAAAATCGCGGTTTTTTGTTTGAAAAAGATAATGCATTATGGTTACGAACAACACAGTTTGGTGATGATAAAGATCGTGTGGTGCGTAAATCAACAGGAGAGTACACATATATTGCGGCAGATATCGCTTATTTAAAAAATAAAGTTGATCGGGGATTTGATAATCTTATCCTTGTTCTTGGCCATGATCATCATAGTTATGTTGTGCGTCTTAATGCAGTAAAAGAGGCATTAGGCTACAGTTGCCCACTTGTGGGTATTTTGTATCAATTAGTGAAAATATCAGAGGGTGGAGCATTAGTACGTATGTCAAAGCGCGCGGGTGCGATAGTTAGTTTACAAGATATAATTAACACTGTTGGTAAAGATGTAGCTCGATTTTTTTATTTGCATCGCAAGGCTGATGCTCAGCTTGAATTTAACCTTGATCTTGCGTTAAAAAGAACAGAGGAAAATCCTGTTTATTACGTACAATATGCATATGTACGTATGGGTAGTATATTAGAAAAAGCTAAAAAAAATATAAACTTGGCTGATATTAATGCTAATGATGCACATTATATTGGCAAAGAAGAAGCCTTTTTACTTAAAAAAATTATTTTTCTTGAGCAATTATTATGTGATATTGCTATTAATCATCAAACTCATTTATTGACATATTATGTTGTTGAATTATCACAGTTATTTCATCGATACTACAGTCATGTACGTGTTATTGATGTTGAAAATAGTGAAAAAAGCCGCGGACGATTGCTGTTAGTAAGCATTTTGAGAGACACCATTGCGCTCGTTTTAGATCTTCTGGGTATTAGTCATCCGGAAAAAATGTAA
- the rpsI gene encoding 30S ribosomal protein S9, which translates to MTKKTANSPVAHGVGRRKTAVARIWLRRGDGQVKVNGQDYLSYFDTQVAADVATTPFRVCPIGTDFNVEVNVCGGGKVAQADAVKLGIARAFVQFDANTKSILKKHGLMTVDARKKERKKYGQKGARAKFQFVKR; encoded by the coding sequence ATGACAAAGAAAACGGCCAATTCTCCTGTTGCTCATGGTGTAGGACGCCGAAAAACTGCAGTTGCTCGTATATGGTTACGTCGAGGTGATGGTCAAGTTAAAGTTAATGGGCAAGATTATTTAAGTTATTTTGATACTCAAGTTGCGGCTGATGTTGCAACTACTCCATTTAGAGTTTGTCCGATAGGGACCGATTTTAATGTTGAAGTGAATGTATGCGGTGGCGGTAAAGTAGCACAAGCAGATGCAGTTAAGTTGGGCATTGCGCGTGCATTTGTTCAATTCGATGCTAATACAAAATCTATTTTAAAAAAACACGGACTTATGACTGTTGATGCTCGTAAAAAAGAGCGTAAAAAATATGGTCAAAAAGGCGCTCGTGCTAAATTTCAATTTGTAAAACGTTAA
- a CDS encoding HD domain-containing protein → MKLMGQQYDKIHEIIEVISQNKGRALLVGGAVRDMVLGLLLKDIDIEVYGLSQSQLESILQKFGHVNLVGKSFGVLRVSGLDADWSLPRVDSSGRKPTVEVDPFMSIEIAARRRDLTMNAMLFDMITGELIDPCNGIDDIKKKVLRTPDARFFIQDPLRFYRVMQFIARFEMIPDDELNALCAEMDITSISRERIEEEFKKMFLYAQRPSLGIRWVHKIGRLSDVLPELAATVGIKQNPQWHPEGDVFEHTMQSLDAAAVIAQSYDKEFDKLILLYAALCHDLGKVTTTKMVNGVLKSIGHEKESKRLACLLMKRITHNSDLINAVGCLVLHHMAPLQFVRNKAKLPAYKRLANKLVHNVTMLMLIDLCSADRQGRNDTGHEPLKDNFSDLMVFKQKVEQAGVSTGRIDPLLKGADLLDILSPGPQMGKLLTYAYEKQLAEDISDKAILKKHVIKKMKK, encoded by the coding sequence ATGAAATTAATGGGCCAGCAGTATGATAAAATACATGAAATTATTGAAGTAATTAGTCAAAATAAAGGCCGTGCTTTGTTAGTTGGTGGCGCAGTGCGTGATATGGTTTTAGGTTTATTATTAAAGGACATTGATATTGAAGTTTATGGTCTTTCGCAATCTCAATTAGAAAGTATTTTACAAAAATTTGGTCATGTAAATTTAGTAGGAAAATCGTTTGGTGTGTTACGAGTTAGTGGTCTTGATGCTGATTGGTCATTGCCACGTGTAGATAGTTCAGGACGCAAACCGACTGTTGAGGTGGATCCGTTTATGTCCATTGAAATTGCTGCACGACGCAGAGACTTAACGATGAATGCAATGTTGTTTGATATGATAACAGGTGAGCTAATTGACCCGTGTAATGGGATAGATGATATTAAAAAAAAAGTATTACGAACTCCTGATGCACGTTTTTTTATTCAAGATCCATTACGGTTTTATCGTGTTATGCAATTTATTGCGCGATTTGAAATGATACCAGATGATGAATTGAATGCACTATGCGCCGAGATGGATATTACATCTATTTCACGGGAACGCATTGAAGAAGAATTTAAAAAAATGTTTTTATATGCACAACGGCCCTCACTAGGGATTCGTTGGGTGCATAAAATTGGACGTTTGTCTGATGTATTACCTGAGCTTGCGGCTACTGTTGGGATAAAACAAAACCCACAATGGCATCCTGAAGGAGATGTTTTTGAGCATACAATGCAATCCCTTGATGCCGCAGCAGTTATAGCTCAGAGCTATGATAAAGAGTTCGACAAATTAATACTTTTATATGCTGCACTATGTCACGATTTGGGAAAGGTGACGACAACTAAAATGGTTAATGGAGTTCTTAAAAGTATTGGCCATGAAAAAGAAAGTAAAAGATTGGCTTGTTTGTTAATGAAACGTATTACGCATAATAGTGATTTGATTAATGCAGTTGGCTGTTTAGTTTTACATCATATGGCACCATTGCAATTTGTGCGTAATAAAGCAAAACTGCCTGCATATAAACGTCTAGCAAATAAATTAGTACATAATGTCACCATGCTTATGCTTATTGATTTATGTAGTGCTGATAGACAAGGTCGAAATGATACAGGGCATGAACCATTAAAGGATAATTTTTCGGATTTAATGGTTTTTAAACAAAAAGTGGAACAAGCCGGAGTTTCTACAGGTCGTATCGATCCGTTATTAAAAGGTGCTGACCTGCTTGATATATTATCGCCAGGGCCTCAAATGGGAAAATTGTTGACATACGCATATGAAAAACAACTTGCGGAGGATATTAGTGATAAAGCTATTTTAAAAAAACATGTTATTAAAAAAATGAAAAAATAG
- a CDS encoding S41 family peptidase, with the protein MKKISIITIISLLITCIIAEDVPVKTTNTSDENFDETIFDWSRTFAQVVDIAHKKHYAITDPQANMIKAIDGFVNSLDAHSNLLDPTKFNDLHTMISGEFYGVGIMIDNMRKQSDKYLTIVDTIPDGPADKVGIQPMDKIVEINGEKLEGLMTEKIISWLKGERHSIVKVKIMRENSSDLLAFDIVRDVVKEQHSLSFNIKNHNVAYLSLTMFTDTAVKQIEELLKKSHTQETKGLILDLRNNSGGLLTAAIDIAGLFLEQGSLVTLTKDKNGKKIEEYSTTRKPIINNKLPIFILINNYTASAAEIIAGCLKINSDTTNNFLVFLVGTKTFGKGSVQEVIPISNNCALKITTCLYFLPDDTTIQGRGIEPDFIIERTLPITEQVQWFIKNYGREETLDNSIKVTEKGIPLPKEIKEKKEEPTLITTKKSGDKRFDRAKEMLQNDNQLRECISLITMLNTAQTYMPQIVTKRVDAISYLKKNYICHDSLEIEEVKI; encoded by the coding sequence ATGAAAAAAATATCTATTATTACTATAATAAGCTTGCTCATTACCTGCATCATAGCTGAAGATGTACCGGTAAAAACAACTAATACTTCTGATGAAAATTTTGATGAGACAATTTTTGATTGGTCACGTACTTTTGCCCAAGTAGTAGACATAGCACATAAAAAACATTATGCCATAACTGATCCTCAGGCAAATATGATTAAAGCAATCGATGGATTTGTTAATTCATTGGATGCACATTCGAATTTATTAGATCCAACAAAATTTAATGATTTGCATACTATGATCTCAGGTGAATTTTATGGGGTGGGGATTATGATTGATAATATGAGAAAGCAAAGTGATAAATATTTAACCATTGTTGACACAATTCCCGATGGTCCTGCAGATAAGGTTGGTATTCAACCAATGGATAAAATTGTGGAAATAAATGGTGAAAAACTTGAAGGACTAATGACAGAGAAAATAATTTCTTGGCTTAAAGGAGAACGTCATTCAATAGTCAAAGTAAAAATAATGCGTGAAAATAGTTCTGATTTATTAGCTTTTGATATTGTACGTGATGTCGTCAAAGAACAACATTCTTTAAGTTTTAATATAAAAAATCATAATGTAGCATATCTGTCTCTTACCATGTTTACCGATACGGCTGTTAAGCAAATTGAAGAATTACTTAAAAAGTCACATACCCAAGAAACAAAGGGCTTAATCCTTGATTTACGTAATAACTCAGGTGGATTACTTACCGCAGCAATTGATATTGCAGGACTTTTTTTGGAACAAGGAAGCTTAGTAACATTAACGAAAGACAAAAACGGTAAAAAAATTGAAGAATATAGTACCACAAGAAAACCAATTATAAACAATAAACTCCCTATCTTTATTCTTATCAATAATTATACTGCTTCTGCAGCTGAAATTATTGCGGGATGCCTCAAAATTAATTCTGACACAACAAATAATTTTTTAGTTTTCTTAGTTGGCACAAAAACATTTGGTAAGGGTTCAGTTCAAGAAGTTATACCAATAAGTAATAATTGTGCGCTTAAAATAACAACGTGTCTCTACTTTCTGCCAGATGATACCACTATTCAAGGACGAGGCATTGAACCAGATTTTATAATTGAACGCACCCTGCCTATAACAGAACAAGTTCAATGGTTTATTAAAAATTATGGTCGAGAAGAAACACTGGACAACAGCATTAAAGTAACTGAAAAGGGCATTCCGTTGCCCAAAGAAATAAAAGAAAAAAAAGAAGAACCAACATTAATAACAACAAAAAAAAGTGGTGATAAACGATTTGATCGCGCAAAAGAAATGCTTCAAAACGATAACCAGTTACGTGAATGTATATCTCTTATCACTATGCTTAACACCGCCCAAACTTATATGCCGCAAATTGTCACAAAACGTGTAGATGCTATCTCGTATCTTAAAAAAAACTACATCTGCCATGATAGTTTAGAAATCGAAGAGGTTAAAATATAA
- a CDS encoding DUF2608 domain-containing protein, whose translation MKKLALLSMILLFGSILYIISEKSDDSIIVESNQLSTIINYINSPDTLVIFDIDNTLAHPTQELGSDEWFCFLVDKKMSEGFDRLTAVYYALPKIFYAQFNIPLKPTEDGISELISQLASNNIAIMALTARSIFIAERTIEQLHNIDIAFFMSGISNDDLVLPMQHPSFYKEGVLFSGDNDKGETLQYFLNFMNYHPQKIIFIDDKMKCIESVKKGAQKLNIPFVGIRYSYCDERVKQFDPAKAEKQWYELLQQNRITSAI comes from the coding sequence ATGAAAAAACTTGCTCTACTTTCTATGATTTTGCTTTTTGGTTCTATTCTCTACATTATTTCAGAAAAATCGGATGATAGTATTATTGTTGAAAGTAATCAACTTTCAACAATAATCAATTATATTAATTCTCCCGACACTCTCGTTATTTTTGACATTGATAATACATTAGCTCATCCTACACAAGAATTAGGCAGCGATGAATGGTTTTGTTTTTTGGTAGATAAAAAAATGTCAGAAGGCTTTGATCGTTTGACAGCAGTATATTATGCGTTACCAAAAATTTTCTACGCTCAATTTAATATTCCTTTAAAACCAACAGAAGACGGTATATCTGAATTAATTTCACAGCTTGCAAGCAATAATATTGCTATAATGGCGCTTACTGCACGCAGTATTTTTATTGCGGAACGAACTATCGAGCAACTGCATAATATTGATATTGCTTTTTTTATGTCTGGCATAAGTAATGATGATCTTGTATTACCAATGCAACATCCTTCTTTTTATAAAGAAGGTGTTTTATTCAGTGGCGATAATGATAAAGGTGAAACATTACAATATTTTTTAAATTTCATGAATTATCATCCACAAAAGATAATATTTATTGATGATAAAATGAAATGTATTGAGTCTGTTAAAAAAGGAGCTCAGAAACTTAACATCCCATTTGTTGGTATTCGCTATTCTTACTGTGATGAGCGCGTTAAACAATTTGATCCAGCAAAAGCCGAAAAACAATGGTATGAGCTATTGCAACAAAACCGGATAACATCAGCTATATAA
- a CDS encoding Fic family protein, with amino-acid sequence MKDRFPLSLRLIREIHSVLLSGCRDKHKSLGEFRKSQNWIGGSRPGNALFVPPSPEYLKECLADLESFFYDTKQPYHILIKAALVHVQFETIHPFLDGNGRLGRLFVILMLCEDGFFTSTNFVYQFIFKATLQSIL; translated from the coding sequence ATAAAAGATCGGTTTCCTTTAAGTTTACGGTTAATCCGAGAGATTCATAGTGTATTGTTGAGTGGTTGTCGGGATAAACATAAAAGTCTTGGTGAATTTAGAAAATCACAAAATTGGATTGGTGGGTCAAGGCCAGGTAATGCTTTATTTGTACCGCCATCACCTGAATATTTAAAAGAATGTTTGGCTGATTTGGAAAGTTTTTTTTATGATACAAAGCAGCCATATCATATCCTCATTAAGGCAGCATTAGTTCATGTACAGTTTGAGACAATACATCCTTTTTTAGATGGTAATGGTAGACTTGGACGTCTTTTTGTTATTTTAATGTTGTGCGAAGATGGTTTTTTTACCAGCACCAATTTTGTATATCAGTTTATATTTAAAGCAACATTGCAATCAATACTATGA
- a CDS encoding Fic/DOC family N-terminal domain-containing protein — MPLPLSPDPPIDMAQVYLYLDKAVYAVAELNGVAKSIPNISLFTYMYVRKEALLSPQTEGTHSFFADLILSGNAQSPHVAREDVEEV, encoded by the coding sequence GTGCCACTGCCACTGTCACCAGATCCGCCAATCGATATGGCGCAAGTATATTTGTACTTAGATAAAGCCGTCTATGCAGTTGCTGAGTTAAACGGGGTTGCAAAATCAATTCCAAATATTTCTCTTTTTACTTATATGTACGTACGTAAAGAGGCATTACTATCGCCCCAAACAGAAGGCACGCACAGTTTCTTTGCAGATTTGATTTTATCTGGAAATGCTCAAAGCCCTCATGTAGCAAGAGAAGATGTTGAAGAAGTTTAA